TCATCGGTTTTTCTCAACCCGAATTTTGGGTGTGGTGCAGATGGGCGCACGGCCGCAAAATGAACGATGATGGTCGTGGGAACGGCTGTTCTGGTGCGGTTTAAACCTTAAAAAATTATGCGATAAGTATTTGACATCAATGGAAAGTTTATGGATAATTCCGCAATCCTTTCAAACATTTAGATGCTTAACGAAAGATTTAGCCCTTTCCGAAAAGTGTCGATGGTCGATGCGTATCGATGTAAACGATTGAAAATACAAAATTTTTTGGAGTAAATAAATGGCAAATTCAGCACAAGCAACTAAGCGCGCTCGCCAAGCCGAGAAGCATCGAATTCATAACGCGAGCATGCGCTCTGAAATGCGTACCAAAGTCAAAAAAGTTTTGGCGGCGGTTGAAGCGGGTGATAAAGAAGCCGCGAACGCAGCTTTCCGTGTCGCTCAGTCCAGCTTGGACGGTATGGCGCGTAAAGGCATCATCGAGAAAAACAAAGCGGCCCGTAACAAAAGCCGTTTGAACGCTCGCATCAAAGCGATGGCGTAATTTGACCGAATCGAAACCGATTCTGTTAAGTTGAAAAAAACCGGGGATAACCCGGTTTTTTTATGTCTGCAATTTGGTTTTTCACCGAAAGGCTGGCTTTCGCGATAAATTCCACAAAAAAACTTCTGTGTAAACGGGTTCCCCGTTACAATGAATTTCATCGATTTTTCCAAAATTCCATTCAATTAAGTGACTAGATTTTGCCT
The nucleotide sequence above comes from Hydrogenovibrio thermophilus. Encoded proteins:
- the rpsT gene encoding 30S ribosomal protein S20, with translation MANSAQATKRARQAEKHRIHNASMRSEMRTKVKKVLAAVEAGDKEAANAAFRVAQSSLDGMARKGIIEKNKAARNKSRLNARIKAMA